In Mangifera indica cultivar Alphonso chromosome 14, CATAS_Mindica_2.1, whole genome shotgun sequence, the DNA window TAGCTCTAAGTGATAACAATACTTAGAAAATAACATGGAAAACTCTTCTAATGAACCTCTTGAGACATTTAGTACTCAATTTTTTGGCTCgcaatgtttatatataaaatgtcaatatTATACGCCTTTGCAATATTAACTATAATTTCTTGTTATGTATATATCCATAATAAACTTTGTTTTCAAGATTTTTGTAGATGCACACTTGAATATGGTAGTGATAATTTCACCAACTCtcagttatattttaaaatcttaactCTAATTCTCATTTTAAGTTTAGTGTATGTGTACAATGTTTCATTTGGTGTAATACACTGGAATTTTTGGAAAAGCTTAAATTTCATTtagcttttatatttttcaaatacatCCTAAATATGctgctaaaattttttaaaccctcatattttaaaatcttccACTTACCCTCACACTCGGAGTTATCGTAACCATGTAAAGCTTACCGTAATACaccaaaattatgaaaaaaattaatttttcatctaattCATGAAAATCTCGCtatattaccttttttttttttttcaaatacaataatccatcaaattataagaaaaaaacatGTACATATTGATTTGAATAGCTAGATTTAgctatattttttgttttgagatTTTGGATATGAgattgagataaaaaaaatgattgatagGGTTTAGGAATGTTAGAGATTTTGTTGAAAGGTTAAGAATgagaataaaattgtatatctGAATTTGAGCATTTGGTTtatgtaatgttttattatcaaaataaatagattactttaaaaatatattactagatataaattattattatatttaataaaatttaataggtataaataattattgtatttgattaaaggtaataaaagaatactaataaattagtttacttaaatgcccttaaatataattatttttaaatatttgttatattaattaaaattaaatttatttttgtctcaaaaaattaataaattataatataattataataaaatcaagattatcatgataattttttaatacctatgGTGAATGTGACAAttagattaccacttatattacttgttacgtcaatattaataatagaagattatcataattttttattactaacaaaccaaacaagataacataaataataaaagatagattatcaaaatactCTTCATATTTCTGAAACCAAACAACCCCTAAAAGTTAATGTGAAGATGGAACCtcataataaatgaaaatgggACAGTGGTATGTTACTGGCAAAGATGATCAACTGATTTATTATGATAGGAGGTCTTCTCATAGTTATGCTTGCAATGAGCATGAATGGTTGCAGCATGACCAATTCAGATCcattattttccttttgatCATACAATCTCTACATGATTCCATGAACAGGATCATTGAAgcaaaaacagaaatgaaatcAAAGAGTTGAGAAACAATACACAAATAAGCCACAGAAAAAGGTAGTTTTACTACAGTTGTAACACAGGACTAATGGCCAAACTCTTTACATTTCTGTAATGGGGATTTGGTTTGGCATGGATTCAAAGGGACAATCCAGAGTCTTCGTCTTCATCAAGACTAGCAGTGTAAGGGAAATAAAGAGCCCAAATTAGACCAAACACACCCAAAAGAATCCACCCAAGAAGATTGTTGCTCAAACCAAATGGAAGACCTGTTCCTTCAGTGGTCATTCTCTCATCCACCAGAGCCATGGCTGCAGGGTTTGACATGGTGGCTGCGCAGGCAGCTGCCAACACTGATGCGCTCATTCCCAAGCATGGCTTATTGTCCTGCTTTCCCTTCATGGAAAACCTTACTTTCCCCTTCATTGCCATTCGTGGCAAccctgcatatatatatatatatataaaatataccaCGGGAAAATTTCGCAAAAGCCTATACATGATTAAGCTCACAAATTTGAGGATGAAATTGGCACCACTGATTTCATGGGAATCTTATTAACTAAACTATTACCCACTTAAAACTACTAATTCTATTACAAAAGTCTGTTAACTAGTCAATAATTTCTCTCCACATCGGCTTCCataatgaacaaaatataaacaaatttttttttatttaaatagcaAAACCAAGAACAAATCATCATCCTTGCAGCAGGAAAAACTAAAGATTTTACCAAGAACAGGTGATGCAGACGCCCCGGTGGGAGGCCTGTGAACAAGAGTGGCTCGGGTGACCGAAGAAGTTGAGGCAGCGGCGGAAATGGTGGCCATTGTTTTGTTCAAAACGGTGTGAGAAGAAGTTGAATTTAGAGCTAATTTTTGTATGtaatttggaaaattatttACAGGATAATATTTTTGAGTCCGAACTTGCCACCACACATGACGATTGGATAGGTAATCCATCATTTGATATCCTTTATCCACACACCTCCAACCACTTACTCCCACGTGTCTCCCACTTCATCCTCTCGCATCCAGTCAAGTTCATCAACCAAATCACTGACACCTCGGAGACGCGTATTAGGATAGAGATCCAAAAACAAATATGGAACTTAGGAATCATCAATACAAATGAtgtaaaaatgaataatacGGCTGTCCTTTTCCAACCATATCATTCAAAGGCAATAACGTGAAATGAGGGTTATGTACAGACTTCTTCCAGTCCAGCACTATAACATAACCTAGAGACTTGCTACAACACTTAGTTATTGCTATAAGTCGCATGATACTCAGCACCTAGAACATTACTGCCGgaaaaattttggaataaaattgGGTTGAAATTTACATGAGATCATCAAAGAATAAAGTGTAGCCAGAATAATGTGGTGTAGTGTAGATCAATTAAATTCTACCCCTTATTAATGTAGAAATACTCAATTACTCGTGTATGTTGCACCGTTGTAAAAAGGGGTGATCGTATTTGATATGTTTTCCCCAGTAGCCTTTATATTTCGAAATTCCGATGTCCAACCATGGTTTCATTACTCCATCATAGTGAATCACTGCTGCTTGCTCAATTTCTCGCCTTGGGATGCCTGAGTTGTAACCTAGCCCAAGCAAATGCCATCTCCGGCCTAAAGCCACTGTCTGGTTATAGAAAGTGACCCAACCTAAAGGCAAGCTCCCAGCCTTCCACAATGGCCTCTTATATCCCTGAAACATACAACCATGAAGACACGTCATTAGAATAAACATTGTATCTGAGATTGATTTACGTATGTATATGAATATGCTGTTATAGAATCCCATACCAGGtgtaaatatttatgatatacaGAAGTTAGATTCCTTCTCCTCCACCGTTGAAGATCAAACAAATTCATCCCAAATGCCCATGTACAAGCATTGACATCAAATCTATTTGCTACCAATGGATCTGAGAAGTTGAGAAACATATCCATCCGACGAAAAGAAGCTTCGGTTGCTTTACAAGTCTCCACTGCACCATTTACTTTCCCTTTCATGTCAACATTCCAAAGTCTAGATAGATCACCCTGCACTACCACATCATGGTCAAAAAGTACAACCTTATTCAATGCAGGGAAGACGTCTGGAAGAAAAAAGCGAAGGTGGTTCAGTGCTGAAGCAAATCTTGGGTCCTCTGTATTGTGCTTCTTCAATATTGAATCATAATTGGTGGAAAACCATTTGAAGTCGTCTAGGCTCTGGACCTCGATAGTAGCTTTGCCAGGAGGATTGAATAAGAACCACATGGAGATTGCTGGGAAGTTGAGAGAATCAGTCACCACATGAAATACAATTTTCTCTGGTTCCTGCAAAAGTTCAAGTAATAATAATCATGCTTCCTGCATCTAATATAAGGTTTGAATCAGAATTACCACACTGAAAGGCGGTGCAATGACAGAATCATGGTAAGAAATACCTAAAGAAATTCCAATTGATATCTCGGAGCACAAATTCATGAATTAACATAGTATGTTGAATAATGCACTTGACAGACTTTAATAGTGCTAAAGATTCTAGTCCACTCAAAATATCCATGTGTATATGCAATGCGTTCAAGTGTATGAATTAGCTGATAAGAATTTCTGCATTTatacttagaaaaaaaaaaaaccatgtaaAGATATCCAACATATCCAATTAAAGATAAGTTGTTAATAACAATTAAAGACAGGTGATCCTAACTGCTCTATTGATTAAACCATGGTCAAATTTGAGAAGGGCTCAAGATGTCCCAACTCTCCCTTGACAGTTGGACAAGACTGCAGATAAATTGACCATAAATTATAACAGATGATTAGGTTCATAGCACTTCACCTTTGGCTTAATAGAACCATGTGAGGCGCATCAGCAACATTTCAGCacaaaaattacacaaataCAAACAATCATTCCTCACATGTTTATAGTAAAATGAGGCTGAGACTAATCTTctaataacttttcaaattacCCTTTGGGGAAAGTAATTCCACTTTTATTAATTACAGAAGTTAAGATGAGCTagaattatcataaataataggGGTAAAAGTGTTCCCGGGAAAAGCAGAGGCATTTACCGCTGCAGAAGAAACTGTGGAGTTAACAACCGCAGCAGAAGCCATAATATTGTCAGAGAAAACAGCATAGTGATGAAGATTTGGACTGTGCAACTTCTTTTGGTTCGGGAACTGCCTCTCTTCGGGTTGCAGGGAAAAGTATTCAGTTGTCAGCTGCATAGCAAGGCAATGAAGGCCTTTTGGGGTGGTTCTAGCAGCAAGCTGAATAAGATATGAAGCCTGATTCTCCTGCACATGGACATATTCTTCAGCATTGTGTGCCATAGCACGGAGCTTAGTAGCCATTGCATGGCAGTCGGGGAAGACACGACTGGCTTTGTACAAGGTAACCTCCATTCCTTTCATTTTCTGCAAAGCTCTGCAAATTCAATGGTCCTCAGatcccaaatttttttattggtcATTCCTACAAAGAATTTGGTATAATTTTTtccttagggggcgtttggtttgggtaatatttgattactaaaatagaaagattactttgaagatagattacttaaaagattactgggtataaatgattactatgtttgataaaatttgataggtataaataattattgtgtttggttaaaggtaataaaagattactagtaaattattttacttaaatgtccttgaatataattatttttaaatattttttatattatttgtcatattaattaaaaataaatttattttgatcttaaaaaattaatacataataatttttctataataaactcaagattaccccagtaatctttaaatacctaaggtgaaggtggtagtcagattaccacctatattacctgccacgtcagcattggtaatagaagattactgtaatattttattactgacaaaccaaacaagggaataaaagatagattaccaaggtaattttaaaaaccgtcaaccaaacgcacccttattgtaatttttcaagTGCCATATAAGAATATCTTATTCAATCAGTACACAAAATTCTCACCAAATTCTTTTTCCAAAAATCCAACGTATCCTTGGGTTAATCTAGCTGAAAAAGGGATAAGAAATCTTTGTACCTCTTTGATAAATCCGAATCCTTAGTGGCATCACCCACTGCTCGCTCCAACTCCTTAATTCGAGTTCTCAACTCTCTTACTAAGTGAGAATTACTGCCTGATGGTGAAAAACTCAAGTATGCTTTAGCTCTAATCACTTGATCTCTGATCAGCCTCACCTTCACATCTGTCACTCTCAACACTGGAGGGTGTGGCTTTTCATCATGTTGAGCTGCTTTTAGATTGGTCTGCCTCTGTAACCAAGAACAAATTGAAAAACACATGCAAATTGAAAAggttgaaataataaaatataatattgaatatgaaatataaatggTTACACAAACTTGTATATCTCAAATGCATACAATTGATCTTCACACACAAAGGAGAGGACAAAGaatcatattatcattatttttttacctattAGGAGACACATAAATCCTGATATGTAAAAGCGTAAATTGAAGCGAAGGTGTTTCAAACCACTGAAAGTATAATCCCTATCAAtttattcataatctttgaaaaatatctGGCCTTACCTGTCATGGATCATACCTGGCACTAGCATGGCAATCCAGATTGAACTCAAATTAGAGTTATCCTATATATGCATACCTTTTCATGGGATACTGCCTTCCATTCTAAttgctttttttcttcttttctttcaccattCTTtcctgaaaaattgaaaaataaatttcagtTTACAATCTATGAAGTAAgaagtcaaagaaaagaaaaaaaattacatatcatgATGATACCAACCATTACTTCCCAAAATATTGAAAGTATTGCCAGCACTATCAAATTGGTCGGACTTGTTATTCTCATCAGAATTGCCTAAACTAACTGCAGAACCAAAATCCTTGTCTTTGTATACCACCAGTTTTGGCTCTTTTATGCCTTCCCCAGCTTCCTAAACCACAAAGCATGCAAATTCCACATACTCA includes these proteins:
- the LOC123196142 gene encoding photosystem II reaction center W protein, chloroplastic-like, translated to MATISAAASTSSVTRATLVHRPPTGASASPVLGLPRMAMKGKVRFSMKGKQDNKPCLGMSASVLAAACAATMSNPAAMALVDERMTTEGTGLPFGLSNNLLGWILLGVFGLIWALYFPYTASLDEDEDSGLSL
- the LOC123196140 gene encoding probable galacturonosyltransferase 6 gives rise to the protein MWSREMSLLLMNQVRRWQRTMILSLLCVSVIAPIVFVSTRLKTFSPVGKKEFMDDLSTTKLLTENIRLNAIEQEAGEGIKEPKLVVYKDKDFGSAVSLGNSDENNKSDQFDSAGNTFNILGSNGKNGERKEEKKQLEWKAVSHEKRQTNLKAAQHDEKPHPPVLRVTDVKVRLIRDQVIRAKAYLSFSPSGSNSHLVRELRTRIKELERAVGDATKDSDLSKRALQKMKGMEVTLYKASRVFPDCHAMATKLRAMAHNAEEYVHVQENQASYLIQLAARTTPKGLHCLAMQLTTEYFSLQPEERQFPNQKKLHSPNLHHYAVFSDNIMASAAVVNSTVSSAAEPEKIVFHVVTDSLNFPAISMWFLFNPPGKATIEVQSLDDFKWFSTNYDSILKKHNTEDPRFASALNHLRFFLPDVFPALNKVVLFDHDVVVQGDLSRLWNVDMKGKVNGAVETCKATEASFRRMDMFLNFSDPLVANRFDVNACTWAFGMNLFDLQRWRRRNLTSVYHKYLHLGYKRPLWKAGSLPLGWVTFYNQTVALGRRWHLLGLGYNSGIPRREIEQAAVIHYDGVMKPWLDIGISKYKGYWGKHIKYDHPFLQRCNIHE